A genomic stretch from Vibrio coralliilyticus includes:
- a CDS encoding DNRLRE domain-containing protein, whose protein sequence is MELYRVNQNWNEQTATWQSIYDNGGSGDYLTTFSPKETGVYRIDLTNSGLLQSWLNGENTGLIIVPKSLNGLDISSRELGMGPVLTVTYH, encoded by the coding sequence TTGGAATTGTATCGCGTCAATCAAAATTGGAATGAGCAGACGGCGACCTGGCAATCGATTTACGATAATGGCGGTTCTGGCGACTACCTAACCACCTTCTCACCAAAAGAGACTGGTGTTTACCGTATCGATTTGACCAACTCGGGCTTACTTCAATCTTGGCTTAACGGAGAAAACACTGGGCTTATCATTGTACCCAAGAGCCTGAATGGTCTTGATATCAGCTCCCGCGAACTGGGAATGGGCCCCGTTTTAACAGTCACTTATCATTAG
- a CDS encoding Y-family DNA polymerase, with protein sequence MFALVDSNSFYCSAEQVFRPEWRGKPVVVLSNNDGVIVAANRQAKIAGIPKFTPYFKVKNLCEQKGVIVCSSNYELYADLSSKMMDVIGRFAPQQYVYSIDESFLSFERVYPAIPDLKEHGLKLRKAVWKECRLPVCVGIAPTLTLSKIANHCAKNIRDHQGVCVLGNQQDIDKVLSLFEVSDVWGIGRRLTTHFKHLGITTALQLKNYPVGLARKNFNVEVERTVRELNGESCKVWDNVQQDKKQIYSTRSVGERIKTLDELTQALSQHANIASRKARNQKSLCKVVLCFAASSSYDEKTFSYRAIHRFAYPTSDVNQITKACVAMAKEIYKPGVPYYKIGVGLLDLVDGRYTQPDLFNPEPNNDKLMSVFDNINDRYGRDTVFLGAQGIQKKWAMRRDLLTRQYTTNWQHIPIIACK encoded by the coding sequence ATGTTTGCTCTCGTTGACTCTAATAGCTTCTATTGCTCTGCAGAGCAAGTGTTTCGGCCAGAATGGAGAGGAAAACCTGTCGTTGTTCTATCAAACAATGATGGTGTGATTGTGGCGGCAAACCGACAAGCAAAAATAGCAGGTATTCCTAAATTTACGCCCTATTTCAAAGTTAAAAACCTTTGTGAGCAAAAAGGGGTCATTGTTTGCTCATCTAATTATGAGCTTTACGCTGATTTATCATCAAAGATGATGGACGTAATAGGACGCTTTGCACCTCAACAGTATGTTTACTCAATCGATGAGTCGTTCCTTTCATTTGAGCGTGTTTACCCTGCAATTCCTGACTTAAAAGAGCATGGCTTAAAACTGCGTAAAGCTGTTTGGAAAGAGTGCCGTTTACCTGTTTGCGTTGGTATTGCACCTACCCTCACCCTTTCAAAAATCGCGAACCACTGCGCTAAAAACATTCGTGATCATCAGGGAGTGTGCGTGTTGGGAAATCAGCAAGATATAGACAAGGTTCTGTCTTTATTCGAAGTTTCTGACGTCTGGGGTATTGGCAGGCGCTTAACTACTCACTTTAAACACTTAGGCATTACTACTGCCCTGCAGTTAAAGAATTACCCTGTTGGTCTTGCTCGTAAAAATTTTAACGTTGAAGTCGAACGAACAGTGAGAGAATTAAATGGTGAAAGCTGTAAAGTATGGGATAACGTTCAGCAAGATAAAAAACAGATTTACTCAACTCGCTCTGTGGGTGAACGAATCAAGACACTTGATGAATTGACTCAGGCACTAAGCCAACATGCAAACATCGCTTCCCGTAAAGCACGTAACCAAAAGTCACTTTGTAAAGTGGTGCTTTGTTTCGCTGCAAGTAGCTCTTATGATGAAAAAACATTTTCATATAGAGCCATACACCGCTTCGCTTACCCGACTTCTGACGTGAATCAGATAACTAAAGCTTGTGTTGCCATGGCTAAAGAAATCTATAAGCCTGGTGTGCCTTACTATAAAATTGGGGTGGGTTTGCTTGATTTGGTTGATGGTAGATATACTCAACCTGACCTTTTCAACCCTGAACCAAATAACGATAAGCTTATGTCTGTGTTTGATAACATCAATGACCGATACGGAAGAGATACTGTTTTTCTTGGCGCTCAGGGAATACAGAAAAAATGGGCGATGCGTCGAGATTTGCTCACTAGACAATACACAACGAACTGGCAACACATACCTATTATTGCGTGTAAGTAA
- a CDS encoding efflux RND transporter periplasmic adaptor subunit, with translation MKNYKALPLSILCTASSVFAVNVTAEEQAPATPVTVEIVAEQSSTASINEVGKIKATDSAALTFSAGEKLKALNFSDGDVVKEGELIAQLDDDQAKAELDKAESSLALAESKLNRVLALLKKQPDSMSAQDVEELKQEANLARADFRQKKTDMQNYQLIAPFDGQLTNFTHSVGSRVEAATALVSLIKLDPVEVHYSISQSEVGKAKLGQTVSLTVDAYQDQTFTGTVNYIAPLVDESSGRVEIHAHLDNPDNALVPGMFAKVSQTVSEEHAEVVVSQTAIETDGDERFVWVVENEKAIKRPITLGENTNNGYVVIESGLNLGETVVVTGRQNLTSGSRVAVKQTKSQLTLPSRTLPAQPEKQVEEEKTVAENETPVSSETPETEAAEVKTEESQAVVEPTDTKTEEVTDEAS, from the coding sequence ATGAAAAATTACAAGGCGTTGCCACTGTCTATTTTATGTACTGCTAGCTCCGTGTTTGCCGTGAACGTGACAGCAGAAGAGCAAGCTCCAGCCACTCCGGTGACCGTAGAGATTGTTGCTGAACAATCCAGTACGGCTTCAATTAATGAAGTCGGGAAAATTAAAGCTACAGACTCAGCCGCGCTGACTTTCAGTGCAGGTGAAAAGCTGAAAGCATTGAACTTCAGTGATGGTGATGTTGTTAAGGAAGGTGAGTTGATTGCTCAGCTTGATGATGATCAAGCAAAAGCTGAACTGGATAAAGCAGAGAGCTCGTTGGCACTCGCCGAGTCTAAATTGAATCGTGTTTTGGCCCTCTTAAAGAAGCAGCCTGACTCCATGTCTGCGCAGGATGTTGAAGAATTAAAGCAGGAGGCCAACCTAGCGCGTGCTGATTTTCGCCAAAAGAAAACCGATATGCAAAATTATCAGTTGATTGCGCCCTTTGATGGCCAGTTAACGAACTTTACCCATTCTGTCGGTAGCCGTGTAGAAGCAGCAACAGCACTGGTTAGCCTTATTAAACTTGATCCGGTTGAAGTGCATTACTCCATCAGCCAATCAGAAGTTGGTAAAGCTAAGCTAGGTCAAACAGTGTCATTAACCGTGGATGCTTACCAAGACCAGACTTTCACTGGTACCGTTAATTACATCGCACCACTTGTAGACGAAAGCTCGGGTCGTGTCGAAATTCACGCGCATCTGGACAACCCTGATAATGCGTTGGTCCCTGGCATGTTTGCTAAGGTCTCCCAGACCGTTAGTGAGGAACATGCAGAAGTGGTCGTTTCTCAAACGGCAATTGAGACAGACGGTGATGAGCGCTTTGTTTGGGTTGTTGAAAATGAGAAGGCCATCAAGCGTCCTATCACACTCGGTGAAAATACCAACAATGGCTATGTTGTGATCGAGTCTGGCTTGAATCTAGGCGAAACAGTGGTTGTTACGGGGCGTCAAAACCTAACTTCAGGCTCTCGCGTAGCGGTTAAGCAGACCAAGTCACAGCTCACACTGCCTTCTCGGACTCTACCAGCCCAACCTGAAAAACAAGTGGAGGAAGAAAAAACAGTAGCGGAAAATGAGACGCCGGTAAGTTCTGAAACTCCAGAAACAGAGGCCGCTGAAGTTAAGACAGAAGAATCACAAGCGGTCGTGGAACCAACGGATACCAAAACTGAAGAGGTGACGGATGAAGCTTCCTGA
- a CDS encoding DNRLRE domain-containing protein — MIRRIATLSLLAVAGLTGLNAGAATQYHRVVWDGDPAREAVIGFSPNGESEQPYVQYGTSTDEATWLTKQPSYDHVFAGDLLSYFVRLDNLTPDSPVYYRVCDQQGCGERFWFRTAPIDNSEFVMIAGGDTRTGWTNRRMGNQLVAKVRPLFILHGGDYTSQNSASQMAQYLEDWALTFSSDQIDGKAYKRTYPFIPTHGNHEDYDYSTLCKVFGVDADGNGECNPFDTYNVVNISPLLRVYTLNSQFRKSGWSSYASQMNEWLEQDLATHGEENIWRVAQYHRPMFPHVSSKSDSPDLFSWWAELFYQHSMNLVVESDSHLTKATRELKPDGNNFVSSPTGGTVYIGEGSWGAAARSANDPKSWTLDAASIQQVKVIQVLKDSMTVRTAQFDASASTLTREEREADSLRLPENVNWWSLNEVGETMELVQSADRLSILKNQDPDTSPSFIRLPATQDVFVAQSQPETNFDGHEDGLLADASDSTYGRTMSLMAFDVSSIPTCVDIAGVKLELQVTNKSYGEYGVHVAAEEWKDSSATWNSVDGEQIAGRTLTHFIPSSTGTVDVDLTDSHLLDLWDHDGNFGLVIASAGTTDGLDFDSSETGTPPALVVSYNERKDCETPVNSLSLPTIDDTFIASSKASENFNNHADGLLADLLDTKYGKTNALMKFDVSALPEGVEFDSVILALHVTNASTGNFGIVSRQSKLE; from the coding sequence ATGATTCGAAGGATTGCAACACTGTCACTTTTAGCCGTAGCCGGGCTCACCGGCCTGAATGCGGGAGCCGCGACACAATATCATCGAGTAGTCTGGGACGGTGACCCTGCGCGAGAAGCGGTCATTGGATTCTCTCCTAACGGCGAGAGTGAACAACCCTATGTGCAATATGGAACGTCAACCGATGAAGCCACATGGCTAACCAAACAACCTAGCTACGATCATGTATTTGCTGGCGACTTACTCAGCTATTTTGTCCGATTGGATAACCTGACGCCGGATTCCCCCGTTTACTATCGTGTCTGTGACCAACAAGGTTGTGGTGAGCGCTTTTGGTTCCGCACCGCTCCTATAGACAATAGTGAGTTTGTCATGATCGCTGGGGGCGATACTCGCACAGGGTGGACCAACCGAAGAATGGGGAATCAGCTAGTAGCGAAGGTTCGCCCCTTATTCATTCTTCACGGCGGCGATTACACCAGCCAAAACAGCGCGTCGCAAATGGCTCAGTACTTAGAAGATTGGGCATTGACCTTTTCCAGTGACCAGATAGATGGCAAAGCGTACAAACGTACCTACCCATTCATTCCAACCCACGGCAACCACGAAGATTACGATTACTCAACGCTGTGTAAAGTGTTTGGAGTCGATGCTGACGGTAATGGCGAGTGTAATCCTTTCGATACCTACAACGTTGTTAACATTTCGCCATTACTTCGCGTCTACACGCTGAACAGCCAATTTCGCAAAAGTGGCTGGTCAAGCTATGCCTCCCAAATGAACGAATGGCTAGAACAAGATTTGGCCACTCATGGCGAAGAGAACATCTGGCGCGTGGCACAATACCACAGACCAATGTTTCCTCACGTTTCATCCAAGTCTGATAGCCCAGATCTGTTTAGCTGGTGGGCAGAGTTGTTTTACCAGCACAGTATGAATCTCGTTGTCGAATCAGATAGTCACTTAACCAAAGCGACCCGAGAACTAAAACCGGACGGTAACAACTTTGTTAGTTCGCCAACCGGAGGAACAGTGTACATCGGTGAAGGCAGTTGGGGGGCAGCAGCCCGCTCTGCTAATGACCCTAAAAGCTGGACGCTAGATGCAGCAAGTATTCAGCAAGTAAAAGTCATTCAAGTGTTGAAAGACTCCATGACCGTCCGAACTGCGCAGTTTGATGCTTCAGCTTCAACGCTGACAAGAGAGGAGAGAGAAGCGGATAGCCTCCGTTTACCAGAGAACGTGAATTGGTGGTCACTCAACGAAGTCGGAGAAACGATGGAATTGGTTCAATCCGCGGATCGTCTCTCGATACTTAAAAATCAAGATCCTGATACCTCCCCTTCGTTCATTCGCTTACCCGCTACACAAGATGTTTTTGTCGCACAATCACAGCCAGAGACTAATTTTGACGGACACGAAGATGGCTTGCTCGCCGATGCATCTGATTCTACCTACGGCCGAACTATGAGCCTAATGGCCTTTGACGTTTCATCCATTCCAACTTGTGTCGATATAGCCGGTGTTAAGCTTGAATTGCAAGTCACCAACAAATCTTATGGAGAGTATGGCGTTCATGTCGCTGCAGAGGAGTGGAAAGACTCATCGGCGACCTGGAATTCAGTGGATGGTGAACAAATCGCCGGAAGAACACTGACCCACTTCATACCATCATCAACGGGAACGGTCGATGTTGATCTAACCGACAGCCACCTACTCGACTTATGGGATCATGATGGCAATTTTGGCCTAGTCATCGCGTCAGCCGGTACGACAGATGGCCTTGACTTTGATTCAAGCGAAACAGGTACACCACCAGCACTAGTCGTGAGCTACAACGAACGCAAAGACTGTGAGACACCTGTTAACTCATTATCGTTACCAACCATCGACGATACCTTTATCGCCTCCAGCAAAGCTTCTGAAAACTTCAACAATCATGCAGACGGCTTACTTGCTGACTTGCTTGATACCAAATATGGAAAAACCAATGCGCTGATGAAGTTTGATGTCTCTGCATTACCTGAAGGCGTTGAATTCGATTCAGTGATATTGGCATTACACGTGACCAATGCTTCGACTGGCAATTTTGGAATTGTATCGCGTCAATCAAAATTGGAATGA
- a CDS encoding winged helix-turn-helix domain-containing protein, protein MLIINNNHILNLLAGSVEDAESGQKTMLGGNEVALLQYMIEHPHKPLSKSELLEQVWHKKGVIVEESSLLHCVSSCRKALQDRNSEIISTIRGVGYQFNGDVRDYEPEENSDESAQSTSLNVSGEADVASSVLRKQNARYLVVFSLSALVGYLLISAIRSPWVEAEYIETRYLGCTVQTDEPITLANVRAFQTGNQVILVDQDGTSVSYLPEEVEVVCE, encoded by the coding sequence ATGCTGATAATTAATAATAATCATATTCTCAACTTGCTTGCGGGCTCAGTGGAAGATGCTGAATCCGGACAAAAAACTATGCTTGGCGGTAATGAAGTTGCGTTGCTTCAATACATGATCGAACACCCTCATAAACCTTTATCTAAGTCAGAACTTCTGGAACAGGTCTGGCACAAGAAAGGGGTTATTGTCGAAGAAAGTAGCTTGCTTCATTGTGTGTCAAGCTGCCGAAAAGCGCTTCAAGACAGAAACAGTGAAATTATCAGCACCATACGTGGTGTTGGTTATCAATTTAATGGTGATGTCAGAGATTATGAGCCTGAGGAAAACAGTGATGAGTCAGCTCAATCTACATCATTGAACGTTTCTGGAGAGGCGGACGTAGCGTCATCAGTATTGAGGAAGCAGAATGCACGCTATTTAGTGGTGTTTAGTTTGAGTGCTCTGGTGGGCTATCTTCTTATCTCAGCTATTCGCTCACCTTGGGTAGAAGCTGAGTATATAGAAACGCGTTACTTAGGGTGCACCGTACAGACGGATGAGCCGATTACTTTAGCTAACGTACGTGCCTTTCAAACAGGAAATCAGGTGATACTGGTGGATCAGGATGGGACGTCGGTCAGCTACCTTCCGGAAGAAGTGGAGGTGGTGTGTGAATAA
- the rplY gene encoding 50S ribosomal protein L25: MKFEAVVRTELGKGASRRLRHAGQFPAIVYGGEAAPVSIVLNHDDVVNQMDKPEFYEGIVLVIDGAEVKVKPQDVQRHAFKPKVEHMDFIRI, encoded by the coding sequence ATGAAATTTGAAGCAGTAGTACGTACTGAACTAGGTAAAGGTGCGAGCCGCCGCCTACGTCACGCTGGTCAATTCCCTGCTATCGTTTACGGTGGTGAGGCTGCGCCAGTATCTATCGTTCTTAACCACGACGACGTTGTTAACCAAATGGACAAGCCTGAATTCTACGAAGGTATCGTTCTAGTGATCGATGGCGCTGAAGTAAAAGTTAAGCCACAAGACGTTCAACGTCACGCTTTCAAGCCAAAAGTTGAGCACATGGACTTCATCCGCATTTAA
- a CDS encoding glycosyltransferase family 2 protein, which yields MSPVSIVVIALNEEKRIGRLMEDLSKQTHRDFEVILVDSDSEDATREVASAYEASLPVLTVHKMDTRGVSLGRNMGASMAKHERLLFLDADVRLAPNFLANAVSQLEEKQLEVAGVYMGAKALPVVHKLGYGLFNLGLFTTQYIFPTAVGACIFSTKRVHEQLNGFDKQIVLCEGCDYVKRASKTWRFRFLNLTFGFDPHRLEQEGIFKVGMTYFKANVRRFFFGEMRNKEMGNKFGHYKEQ from the coding sequence ATGAGTCCAGTAAGTATTGTGGTTATCGCGTTGAATGAAGAGAAGAGAATTGGCCGCCTAATGGAAGATTTGAGCAAGCAGACACATCGCGATTTTGAAGTGATTCTTGTCGATTCAGACAGTGAAGACGCGACAAGAGAAGTGGCGAGCGCGTATGAGGCTTCTTTACCTGTATTGACCGTGCATAAGATGGATACACGCGGTGTGAGTCTAGGGCGTAATATGGGCGCATCTATGGCAAAGCATGAGCGTTTGTTATTTCTCGATGCCGATGTGCGACTAGCGCCAAACTTTTTAGCTAACGCCGTCAGCCAGTTAGAAGAAAAGCAGCTTGAGGTTGCGGGTGTGTATATGGGCGCCAAAGCTCTGCCTGTGGTACACAAGCTGGGTTATGGTTTGTTTAATTTAGGTCTGTTTACGACCCAGTATATTTTTCCCACAGCGGTCGGGGCGTGTATTTTCTCGACCAAACGTGTTCACGAGCAGTTGAATGGTTTTGATAAGCAAATCGTTTTGTGTGAAGGCTGTGATTACGTGAAGCGTGCTAGCAAAACATGGCGCTTCCGCTTCTTGAATCTGACGTTCGGCTTTGATCCTCACCGCTTAGAACAAGAGGGTATTTTCAAAGTGGGCATGACTTACTTCAAAGCCAATGTGCGCCGATTCTTTTTCGGTGAAATGCGTAATAAAGAGATGGGAAATAAGTTTGGCCATTATAAAGAGCAGTAA
- a CDS encoding ethylbenzene dehydrogenase-related protein, which produces MKRTLPWVVLHGFAMLCVLMNLLTGFRIATVSHPQWLFFSVWLPQGQLHSIHIYSGIALSALALSYCIYRWRLGPSVKSSQLRGINAFNKRFIKVSYVLFPALIVTGWLLLSGYAGDASKLHFYLAHGALLYVFLHAGGYFLQYGVAAFLTIFSTRITKHEILQILAVLTLTLLPWAGIFLTSSLVLTAAPLSSEQVINIDGIAEEPIWQNTPSTYVETYGGEGFENGHTRISIKAIHNQQDIFFHITWDDPTESLDHLPLVKTDKGWQVQEDGFYRFDEKRFYEDKLAIMISNTCNLGADGTAHLGPKPLEGKPANWHGKGYHYSPDNSLRDLWHWKAVRTNGMYQADDNSFTTPQQVDPAKRRYTAGYITDGKESGAYVMNWQWYSPNGVTPKRLPNTDLTGSFSSINQSTNHGPYLSWHDTKVYSHNIDQSPLKTSLPSVLHNSNQFEGDRGDVRAFGQWNNGAWSLEIARKLDTGSAQDIAIRDGVCLWVAAFDHSQIAHTRHAQGIRLALEVTQ; this is translated from the coding sequence ATGAAACGGACACTACCTTGGGTCGTGCTGCATGGCTTTGCCATGCTGTGTGTTCTGATGAATCTTTTAACAGGCTTTCGCATTGCAACAGTAAGCCATCCGCAATGGCTTTTCTTCTCAGTGTGGCTTCCTCAAGGGCAATTGCATTCCATCCACATCTATTCCGGTATTGCGTTAAGTGCTTTGGCGCTCTCATATTGTATTTATCGTTGGAGGCTCGGGCCGAGTGTTAAATCGAGCCAGCTTCGAGGGATAAACGCATTTAACAAACGCTTCATTAAAGTGAGCTACGTGCTCTTCCCTGCATTAATTGTGACTGGGTGGCTGCTACTTAGCGGTTACGCAGGTGATGCAAGCAAGCTTCACTTTTATCTTGCACACGGGGCACTACTTTACGTATTTCTGCACGCTGGCGGTTACTTTCTCCAATATGGTGTGGCGGCATTTCTCACTATCTTTTCAACTCGAATAACCAAGCATGAAATATTGCAAATATTAGCAGTATTAACGCTTACCCTTCTCCCTTGGGCGGGCATCTTTCTGACTTCCTCTTTAGTACTGACGGCCGCCCCCCTTTCTTCAGAGCAAGTTATCAACATTGATGGCATCGCCGAAGAGCCCATTTGGCAAAATACACCATCGACCTATGTAGAAACCTATGGTGGAGAAGGGTTTGAAAATGGCCATACTCGCATCAGCATCAAAGCAATCCACAACCAGCAGGATATTTTCTTCCACATCACTTGGGATGATCCAACCGAAAGTCTGGATCACCTCCCTCTGGTTAAAACAGACAAAGGTTGGCAAGTCCAAGAAGACGGCTTTTATCGCTTCGACGAAAAGCGATTCTATGAAGACAAACTTGCAATCATGATCTCCAATACATGCAACCTAGGCGCCGATGGAACCGCTCACCTTGGGCCTAAGCCTCTAGAGGGCAAACCTGCCAATTGGCACGGCAAAGGTTATCACTATTCGCCAGATAACAGCCTTCGTGATTTATGGCATTGGAAGGCTGTACGAACCAATGGCATGTATCAGGCGGATGACAATTCGTTCACCACTCCTCAGCAAGTTGACCCAGCTAAGAGGCGCTATACCGCTGGCTATATCACTGACGGCAAAGAGTCTGGGGCTTACGTCATGAATTGGCAGTGGTATTCACCTAATGGCGTCACCCCGAAACGACTGCCTAATACAGACCTAACCGGCTCTTTTTCGTCTATCAACCAATCTACGAATCACGGTCCTTACCTGAGCTGGCACGACACTAAGGTTTACTCACATAACATTGACCAATCTCCCCTCAAGACGTCCCTTCCTTCGGTATTACACAACTCCAATCAGTTTGAAGGTGACCGAGGTGATGTCCGTGCATTTGGGCAGTGGAACAACGGAGCATGGTCACTCGAAATCGCTCGAAAATTAGATACAGGATCAGCGCAGGATATTGCAATACGTGATGGTGTATGTCTTTGGGTTGCCGCTTTTGACCATTCCCAAATAGCACACACGCGACATGCTCAAGGCATACGTTTAGCACTTGAGGTAACACAATGA
- a CDS encoding Lcl C-terminal domain-containing protein — protein sequence MIKRLSILATLIASLVVIAYFNPIEQEEPQPSRWQKITMGGQPIDIWSGPWSCVLDKKTGLLWEVKTDSENIHDSYWSYSWFDGTRGVPDRGDCFFDDGRCDSFDHVTRTNAESLCGRSDWRVPTTDELSTLINLSVPNGQAKISGGFFPRVRKGDYWTADHSIPLSGFYSRLGEGANAVDFRDGQVKTLPYRNAAFLILVTQAQ from the coding sequence ATGATTAAACGACTGTCGATACTCGCTACTTTGATTGCAAGCTTAGTAGTCATCGCTTACTTCAACCCTATTGAGCAAGAAGAACCACAACCATCACGATGGCAAAAGATAACTATGGGAGGTCAACCCATCGATATCTGGAGTGGGCCTTGGAGCTGCGTGTTGGATAAGAAAACGGGATTACTCTGGGAAGTGAAAACAGACTCTGAAAACATCCATGATTCGTATTGGTCGTACTCATGGTTTGATGGCACGCGAGGTGTCCCAGATCGCGGCGATTGTTTCTTTGACGATGGTCGCTGCGACAGTTTCGACCATGTCACTCGAACCAACGCCGAATCCTTGTGTGGCCGCAGTGATTGGCGAGTCCCCACAACGGACGAGCTCTCCACACTGATTAACCTCTCGGTTCCAAATGGGCAGGCCAAAATCAGTGGCGGATTTTTTCCTAGGGTGCGCAAAGGTGATTACTGGACAGCAGACCATTCAATTCCTTTAAGCGGCTTTTACTCTCGATTGGGCGAAGGGGCAAACGCCGTTGACTTTCGTGATGGGCAAGTGAAAACCCTTCCCTATCGAAATGCCGCCTTTTTAATCTTGGTCACTCAAGCCCAATAG
- a CDS encoding LexA family protein — protein MHVIPIYASAGVSGFESPAAEYAQLGCDLNEFLIDHPSSTFIGQAKGDSMQGVGIFDNDILIVDRYPTAQHLDIIVANINGEFVCKQFDLTKRLLLSANPKYRPVPIMEYDTFSIEGVVIRSIRCFRPCYLLD, from the coding sequence ATGCATGTAATCCCAATCTACGCAAGCGCAGGTGTATCAGGTTTTGAGTCACCTGCCGCTGAATACGCTCAACTTGGTTGTGACCTGAATGAATTCCTTATAGATCACCCAAGCTCAACTTTTATCGGTCAAGCTAAAGGCGATTCGATGCAGGGGGTTGGTATTTTTGATAATGATATTTTGATTGTAGACCGCTACCCTACCGCTCAACATCTAGACATAATCGTTGCAAACATAAATGGTGAGTTTGTATGCAAGCAATTCGACTTAACCAAGCGATTACTACTTTCTGCCAATCCAAAGTATCGTCCTGTTCCGATTATGGAATATGACACATTTTCGATAGAAGGCGTCGTTATACGCTCCATTCGCTGCTTTAGGCCTTGTTACTTGTTGGACTAA
- the trpS gene encoding tryptophan--tRNA ligase: MLKKQSTEIREVILTGDRATGPLHLGHYVGSLKQRVDLQNTHEQTILVADIQGLTDNAHNPKKVSSNILNVVADYLAVGIDPSKTTICLQSQLPALAELTMYYSNLVTISRLERNPTVKSEIQNKGFERSIPAGFLTYPISQAADITAFNASLVPVGDDQIPMLEQTNEIVRKINSLAGKDVLNECRPLLSNVPRLPSTDGKNKMSKTMGNTINLGASEKEISVAVKSMYTDSNHLRIEEPGSIEGNVVFTYLDAFHPDKDYISQLKEHYQRGGLGDGTTKKILEECLQELLKPIRERRQMFLNDRAQLIDVLRKGSQTSREKTETVLFDIKGSFGLNIF; the protein is encoded by the coding sequence ATGCTGAAAAAGCAATCAACTGAAATACGAGAAGTTATCTTAACCGGAGATAGAGCGACCGGCCCATTGCACCTCGGACATTATGTCGGGTCTTTAAAACAACGTGTCGACCTACAGAACACTCATGAGCAAACCATTCTTGTTGCGGATATACAAGGCCTTACTGATAACGCTCATAACCCGAAAAAGGTATCTTCGAATATCCTAAATGTAGTTGCAGATTACTTAGCAGTCGGTATAGACCCGTCTAAAACGACCATTTGTCTACAGTCACAACTACCAGCTCTTGCCGAATTAACTATGTATTACAGTAATCTCGTTACTATCAGCCGGCTAGAGCGGAACCCAACGGTCAAAAGTGAAATTCAAAACAAAGGATTTGAACGTTCTATTCCAGCAGGTTTTCTGACCTACCCTATATCTCAAGCTGCTGATATCACAGCTTTTAATGCCTCTCTAGTTCCCGTTGGCGATGACCAGATACCCATGCTAGAACAAACCAATGAGATAGTGAGGAAAATAAACTCATTAGCTGGAAAAGATGTCTTAAATGAATGCCGTCCTTTACTCAGTAACGTTCCCCGTTTACCTAGTACAGATGGTAAAAATAAGATGTCTAAGACGATGGGCAATACCATTAATCTCGGTGCCAGTGAAAAAGAAATCTCTGTAGCGGTCAAATCCATGTATACCGACTCCAATCACCTGAGAATAGAAGAGCCAGGGTCCATCGAAGGCAATGTCGTGTTTACCTACCTTGATGCTTTCCATCCAGATAAGGATTATATCAGCCAACTCAAAGAACATTATCAACGCGGCGGGCTGGGTGATGGCACAACAAAAAAAATACTAGAAGAATGCTTACAAGAGCTACTTAAGCCCATCAGAGAAAGAAGACAGATGTTTCTTAATGATCGCGCCCAATTAATTGATGTTTTGAGGAAAGGAAGCCAAACATCTAGAGAGAAAACAGAGACCGTTCTTTTTGATATTAAAGGGAGCTTTGGACTAAATATTTTCTGA